The following DNA comes from Noviherbaspirillum sp. L7-7A.
GACCATGAACATCATCCGTATTCATGCAGCGATGCCTGCCAATGCCAGGCTTGCTGTATTCCTGCCCCATGCGATTCGGCTTTCCATGACCATCGAGACCTCAAAGCTGCACCCGACCAGCGCAAATGCAACCACGCGTAGCGACGCATCAATGCAAGCCCGGCATCGCGGCCCGCATGCAACCCGGGCGCTGATGCACTGCGCCGCCCGCTGCCTGGCAGCCACGCCCATCCTGCTCGCGCTGCACGCCACCAGCGCAGCCGCCGAGCCATCGCTGCCACCCGATTCCTCTTTCAAGGGCGACCTGATTGGCGATGGCCGAGGCGGCGTGGTCGTCAAGCCCTACACCCCGCCCGACGAGGTGCGCGATGGCGGCCGGCTGGAGCCGCGCAGCCTGTCCACCGCCGAGGAAGCCGCCTCCGCCGCGCTGCGCAAGTCCTTCCCGCCCGGGCCGATGACGCTGGAAGTCGGCCCCGGCCGCAAGATACGCACCATTGCCGAGGCCGCCAGGCTGGCCAGGGACGGCGACACCATCCTGATCGACCCCGGCGTCTATGGCCGCGATGTCGCCATTTTTACCCAGGACCGGCTGACCATACGCGCCGTCGGCGGTCGCGCCCGGCTCGATGCCGGCGGCGCCAGCGCCGAGGACAAGGCGACCTGGGTGGTGCGCGGCGGCCATATCCAGGTGGAGAATATCGAATTCATCGGCGCGCGCTCGTCGGCGCAGAATGGCGCCGGCATCCGCTTCGAAGCGGGCAGGCTGGTGCTGCGCAACTGCCTCTTCAGGGACAACGAGAACGGCATCCTCACCAGCAGCAACAGCAAGGCCGAACTGGAGATCGAGAATTCCGAGTTCGACCATAACGGCACGGTGGAAGGCTATGCCCACCAGATTTACGCCGGCAACATTGCGCGTCTGCGGGTCAGCGGCAGCTACTTCCACCGCACGGTCGGCGGCCATTTGCTCAAGAGCCGCGCCGCCTATAACACCATCATCTACAACCGCCTGACCGATGAAGCCGGCGGCGAAGCCAGCTACGAGCTCGAGTTTCCGAATGGCGGCCTGGCCTATGTTGTGGGCAACCTGATCCAGCAGAGTGCTACGTCGCCCAATCCGGCCATCGTTGCAATGGGCCTGGAAGGCTATCGCTGGCCCAAGAACGCGCTTTACCTGGCCAACAACACCATCGTCGACGACCGCGCCGCGGACGGCGTGTTCCTGCGCGCCGCGCCCGGACTGCAAGCCATCAAGGCCGTCAACAACCTGCTGGTCGGCGAGGGGAAGCGCGATGCCACCATCTTCGCCGGCAAGCAGGTCGCGCAGCGGCAGGCAGCCGACGGCGCCAGGATTGAATCCGGCAACAACTTCAGCGTCGGCCGCGACGCCTTCAATGCCCCCGAACGTATGGATTACCGCGTCAGGCAAGACCATGCGCTGCCCCGCGCTTACCAGCCGCCAGGCATGGCCAACGGCATCGACCTGACGCCACGCGCCGAATATGCCCATCCAGCCAGCACCAGACGCCTGAACGGCGCGCCTACGCTGCCGGGCGCTTTTCAGACCACCGGACGCTGAGGCGCGCAGGCCGTCATCAACAACCTCAGCTTCCCTTGCGGCCGCTGCCGGACTTCCTGCCGCCGCCGGACAGCTTGTTCTCCGTTGCCCAGGCGCGCCGCTCGGCTTCCTTTTCAGGCACGCCCTTCTTCTCGTAGCCTTCCGCAATATGCTCGGCCTGGCGCTTCTGCTTGTCGGTGTAGGCGGACTTGTCTCCGGTAGGCATGGCTCTCTCCGTTCATGAATTGATCGTTGATCCAGATGGAAATTTGGAGAAGTGCTTCACGGCTTTGGTTCCCATGGTGAACCACTTGACTGCTTTGATACCTAATTGGCATTACCTCAGGCACCAACCAGACAAGGGCAGACCATGACAAGCATTCCCGACAACCAGCCGGAACAAGACATTCCACCTGTCCCGGAGGTTGAGCCAGCCGACGCAGCCAGCGTAACGGCTTCCGCGACGCCGGAGGCCGACAGCACTGCCGTGCCCGGCGAAACCAGCCTGGCCGACGATGCGATGACGCTGCTGTCCGAGCACAAGGGCAAGCTCGCCATCGGCGTGGCTGCGACGCTGGGGATGATGGTGTACTACGGCTGGCGGGAAAAGCGGCTGGCCAAGACCGATCCGGAGGAATATGCGCGGCTGCAGCGACTCAAGGCCGTGGTGCGGCATACCGACGACGTACCCAAGGCCCGAACCGCGCGCAAGGCCGCAGCCCGGCCCGCCGAGGCCACGCAGGCCGGTGATTCAGGCGAGCCCGGCACCGGGCGCAATGACGCCGCCAGCACGCCGCCCGAAAGCGATACGGCTCCCGATAAGGCGTGATCAGGCGTGCTGCTCGTTGAGGCCGTAATTGATGCTGGCGAAGTGGTTGCGCATCCACTTGTGTGAAGGGTTGCGGGTATCGCGCTCATGCCACAGCATGTCCACATGCACGATGGGCAGCGCAAACGGCAGCTCCTTGGCCACCAGAGACTCGATCACGCCGGTCGACGCCACCAGATGGCGCGGCACTACCGAGATCAGGTCGGTGCCGGCAACCACCCGGCCCACGGTGTAGAACTGGTTGACCGTTAGCGCGATGCGGCGCTGCCGTCCCATCGCGGCCAGCGCCTCATCGGCCGGCCCGTGCGCGCGGCCTGAAAAGCTCACCAGGGCATGATGGGCTGCGCAATAGCTGTCGATCGTCAGTTCGCCCGAGGCCAGCGGATGGTCCTTGCGCATGATGCAAACCGACTCGCTGCTGTACAGGCGCTGATGGCGGATGGCCGACACCGAACTCTGGCCGCCGCTCAACTGCGCCACCACGCCCGGAAAATTCCCGATCGCCATGTCGATATCGCTTTGCAGCAGCATGGCGCGCGGGTCGCGCGTGGTGAGGGGCAGCATCCGGATGTCCACGCCGGGCGCCTCTTCCTTGATGGCCCGCATCAGCCGTGGCAGCAGCAGCGAGGCGGTGGAATCCGCCATCGCCAGGCGGAAGGTGGCATGCGTTTCCGAGACATCGAAGTTTTCCGGCGCGATCGCCGCTTCCAGCGATGACAGCGCGCTGCGCACCGCGGGCCACAGTTCCTCGGCGCGGGCGGTCGGCTTCATGCCATGCGCGGTGCGCACCAGCAGTTCATCGTCCAGCGTTTCGCGCAGGCGCTTCAGGGCGTTCGACACGGCTGGCTGGGTCGTGGCCAGGCGCTCGGCGGCCCGGGTCAGGTTTTGCTCCGTCATCACGGCGTCGAAGATGCGCAGCAGATTCAGGTCGAAGGTGCGAAAGCTCATGGCGGAGTTGAGTGATTCGGTTGTTCAGCGATTTGATGATTCATCGATTCCGTGGTCAGGCGGCGGGTTTGCAGGCGCAAGGATGATCAGAACGCGGGTGCCCTGCCCGGCGGCGCTGTCGAGCTGCATCGCGCCGCCAAGAAAGGCGGCGCGCTCGGTGATGCGGCGCAGGCCATGGCTGCGCTGGAGGTCACA
Coding sequences within:
- a CDS encoding right-handed parallel beta-helix repeat-containing protein: MNIIRIHAAMPANARLAVFLPHAIRLSMTIETSKLHPTSANATTRSDASMQARHRGPHATRALMHCAARCLAATPILLALHATSAAAEPSLPPDSSFKGDLIGDGRGGVVVKPYTPPDEVRDGGRLEPRSLSTAEEAASAALRKSFPPGPMTLEVGPGRKIRTIAEAARLARDGDTILIDPGVYGRDVAIFTQDRLTIRAVGGRARLDAGGASAEDKATWVVRGGHIQVENIEFIGARSSAQNGAGIRFEAGRLVLRNCLFRDNENGILTSSNSKAELEIENSEFDHNGTVEGYAHQIYAGNIARLRVSGSYFHRTVGGHLLKSRAAYNTIIYNRLTDEAGGEASYELEFPNGGLAYVVGNLIQQSATSPNPAIVAMGLEGYRWPKNALYLANNTIVDDRAADGVFLRAAPGLQAIKAVNNLLVGEGKRDATIFAGKQVAQRQAADGARIESGNNFSVGRDAFNAPERMDYRVRQDHALPRAYQPPGMANGIDLTPRAEYAHPASTRRLNGAPTLPGAFQTTGR
- a CDS encoding LysR family transcriptional regulator, which translates into the protein MSFRTFDLNLLRIFDAVMTEQNLTRAAERLATTQPAVSNALKRLRETLDDELLVRTAHGMKPTARAEELWPAVRSALSSLEAAIAPENFDVSETHATFRLAMADSTASLLLPRLMRAIKEEAPGVDIRMLPLTTRDPRAMLLQSDIDMAIGNFPGVVAQLSGGQSSVSAIRHQRLYSSESVCIMRKDHPLASGELTIDSYCAAHHALVSFSGRAHGPADEALAAMGRQRRIALTVNQFYTVGRVVAGTDLISVVPRHLVASTGVIESLVAKELPFALPIVHVDMLWHERDTRNPSHKWMRNHFASINYGLNEQHA